ATCAACATTCAAGCAGCTTAGGTCCCCGCTTGTTTCAAGGGACACAATATAATCCAAATCACAAAGCTGTTTCATGAGCTTCAAGGAACTTTTTTGCAAAAGAGGTTCGCCTCCAGTTACGCAGACGTGGCGGGATTGAAAGGACTTCACCTGTGCAATGATCACGTCCAATCCCATGAGCTTGCCCTCGTTGTAGGCATATTTAGTATCACAGTAAGAGCATCGCAAATGGCAGCCAGATGTGCGAATGAAAACGGTTGGCCACCCGACGAGCGAAGATTCACCTTGAATACTGAAAAATATCTCATTGATCTTTATTAAATCGTCCATCTGTTCAACTTCTCTCCATAGAGCTGGACGAAAGGACAGTCAGAGCGGAGCGATAAACCAGCTTGAGGGTATCCGTTTTCAGTCTCCTCAATCGAAAAGTCAAATCCAGACTGGCAAGCTAGAAAAATATACCATAAGCTATTGGAATGAATCATTTATTTAAGAAATTTAGGGGTGATATTCTGGGACTCGTGTGGTTGGCGGCCGGCGTGTTTGTGGCCCTTGCATTGATGAGCTATCACCCCATGGATCCCTCATTTAACTCAACTGGGAGCGTTCATAAGGTAGCTAATTATTGCGGCTACTTTGGATCTTTCATGTCTGATATTTTTTATCAATGTTTGGGAGCCTCCGCTTGGCTTATCGTGATCTCCTTTTTTCGAATTTCATGGATTTGCTTCTTAAACCGAGAGACCAAATTTAATGGCAGCCGCTGGGTTTGGTCGATCCTTCTGTTTGCTACAAGTTGCTCTTTGATAGGGCTCTATTTTCCTAATACAAGAATGTTTGCGCAACAGATTCCCGCGGCTGGCTTGGTGGGAATGATGGTTTCAAAAGGCCTGGTCAGGATGTTCAACTTTGCCGGAGTGGCAGTCATTTTATGGACAGCAACCGCCGTTTTATTGATTTTCTATTCCGAACAAACATTGAAGGATTTGCTTTTTCTTCCATCGGCCTTTCTCAAGCTTATTGCCACGAAATCAAGGAAGAAACTAAGGGGCTTACTGAGTTTGAAATTCCTGCCCTCGCTTCGTGATTCTCATACTGGAGAGCCAGTAGGTGCCAACATATTTTTAAAGGGAGAAAAAGAAGCCCCTGAAGGAAGGGTAAGATCGCTCTTTGCAATAAGAAATGAGAGCGGAAAATTTGCAGCGCCTTTGCCTCAGAAATCACCCGTGAAATTATTTGTAACCGAAGCCTCAAAAAAAGTTGATAACTCCCTTTTTTCCGCAAAACTGGGTGAAAACCAGACGGAAGAACCTGCACTGTCTGGCTTTTTGGTCAACAGAACAACAAATGTGGCAAAGAGACACAATGGTGGTGTTTCCAAAAGAACCATTGAACGAGTTGAGAATTGGTCTCTTCCGAAGTTGTCGATACTGGCAGATCCACCTCCCGGAAGAAATCAATTGGATGAAAAAGAAGTCAAAATCAAAGCAAAAATATTGATTGATAAGCTTGGGCAATTTTCAATACGCGGAAACGTCGTTGGAATCAAACCGGGTCCCGCCATTACAATGTTTGAATTTAAGCCCGCTGCCGACGTCAAAATCAGCAAAATAACTGATTTGGCGGACGATTTATCCTTGGCGTTAAGCAGTGAATCGGTCCGCATCATTGCTCCAATACCAGGTCGGGACGTTGTTGGAATTGAAACATCGAATCCTCATCGTGAAACAGTGTTTCTCAAGGATATTTTGATGCAAGAGGAGTTTTGGGATGAAGAAATGAAATTGCCGATCGCTCTGGGTCGCCAGGCCGACGGTGAACCAAAGGTAGTGGATCTTAGAAAAATGCCTCACATGCTTGTGGCCGGCTCGACGGGCTCTGGGAAGTCAGTGTTTGTGGTAGGGTTCTTGGCGGGTCTCTTGTTTCGTCATTCACCTAAAACACTGCGACTCATTTTAGTTGATCCAAAGCAAGTGGATCTGGCTGCTTTTAGCCACTGCCCTCACCTCATCATGCCTCCCATCCGAGAGCCTCAAAAAGCCGTGGGAGCTCTTAAGTGGGCTATTCGAGAAATGGAAAAAAGATATCGGTCAATGTCAAAGTTTGGCGCTCGAGGTCTTGAGGCGTTTAATGAGATTGTGAGCAAATTGAGTGTGCCAGAGTTAGCGCAACATGAGAAATTTCATTCGGAATTAAGCGGGGCAGCCAGGCTCGATGATTACTATTATGAAGTTCAGCCCTATCTCGTCATTGTCGTGGAGGAATTTGGAGACTTAATGGCCGTTGATAAATCCAATGTCGAGAATTCGGTTGTGCGATTGGCTCAAATGGCTCGGGCTTGCGGTATTCATCTTATTCTGGCCATGCAGAGTCCTCGTCGTGATGTTGTAACCGGATTGATAAAAACAAATATTCCGGGCAGGGTGAGCTTCAAAGTTGCAAGTAAGATGGATTCTCGAATTATTCTCGATGAAAGCGGTGCGGAAAGGCTTCTTACAAGAGGAGACATGCTCTATTTAGCGCCTGGAGTAGCAAAACCCGAGCGTCATCATGGTGCCTACGTCAGTGAGGCTGAATTGAGTCAGCTCACAGAACATTGGGCCACTCAGAGTGAGCCCGTATTTGATCCGTTAGCGATGAAAATTCTTGAGGGCAATGGTGGTGGATACGATTTATCTGACGAGTTCGATGGCAATCAAAGTGCGGACTCCGACTTTGATGAACGCTATGATGAAATTTTGGCGTATGTTGCAGGATTAAAAGAAATCAGTGCCTCTCTCATCCAACGAAGATTTAGAATTGGCTATCCACGTGCGGCGCGCCTGATTGAAATGTTCGAGGCCGAGGGAGTTATAGGGCCTTCGAGTGGCAGCAAGCCGCGTCAAGTTCTAGTTGGCCCCACAGCTTGATGGCACGAACCTCGCCTTTGGTCTAGGCCACAGATACTCGTGCGTGCTTATGGATGCTTGCTCTCGCAGGCAATCCTATGATTCGATAGCTTTACAAACTCAAGGAGGATTTAAATGAGAAGTCTATTAGTCAGCGCAATGTTAATGATCGGGATTCACGCCAACGCAAACCTCATCGAGACGCCTATTTTTTCATACGGTGAACTTCAGCAAAATTTGATGAGTGATGCCGAAACGATGGGATTGCCTTGGAAGAAGGGAGAACGGGCCAGCTATAATATCGACATGGGTTTTATCAAGGGAACAGCCGTCATGACAGTTCGGGAAGAGACGACGGTTGGATTTTGGCTTGATCAAGATATGGATCTCGGATTTATGGGAAAGCAAAAAGTTGAAATCTATATCGATAAGCAAACGGGAAAGATCTTGGAATTAAGAGTTAATGGAAAGAAAGAGCAACCGCCCGAGCCAGGTGAAACCGAAGTTGAGGAAACAAAACAGGACAGAGTGACCGTTCCAGCTGGAACTTTTGATTGCATCTACGCTCGCATTAAGGATATAAGCAAAAACGAAACTTCTGAGGCGTGGATCAACCCATCTATCGTTCCAATCATGGGTCTGATCAAGCAAGTAGCACCCGGCGCGATGGGTGAGGTAAAATTGGAGCTGACTAGTTTTGATAAAAAATGATGACTAGAGTTTTTATTTTTTTTTTGACGGCGAGGCTCATTTGGCTCGCCGTTTTCATTTCAATTAACATGACCGCGATCGCTCTTAACGTCGGAGAAAATCTCTCAGTAAAGCAAATAATTGATCAAAGTCGCGCAATGTCCCTTCGTGGAGAACGTTTTCAAGCCCAGAACCAGCTTATTCTTGCGCTCAATAATCCAAGGACTTCGATGAGAGAGAGGACAACTGTCAAAGTTGCTTTAAATGAGCTTTCAAGGCAGTTCTTCAGCGACAAGGCCCTGGCAATTTTTGAATTGGGAGAATCCAATCTCTATGCCAAAAGGAGTAGAGAAGCTTTGGAAAGATATCGAGAAGCACAGGACCTGGAGCCGGAAAATACAGCTATTTTTTCAGCGAGGGTAAGAGCTCTTTTGGCACAAGGAGATTGTGCAGAAGCCGAGAAATTTGCAGCACAGTCAATCGCTCTGCAGCCTTATGATGAGATGCTGAAACTCGTTCAGTTGAGATCACAGATTTGCACGGGGCAGAGCACGCTGTTCCAAAAAAGATGGGATTCGGAACTTGGTGAATTGGATAAAAATTATGGGCAAGCTGTCGCGTGGTTTAGGATTTTGGCCGCACACCATAGATCAAAGCCTTCGATTAAAGCCTTGCGCCAGATATCTGTGGAACATTCCGACTTTCCCGAGCCACATTACTATCTGTTTCTACAAGCAACAGATCCTGATGAGAAGAGGGCGCGAGGGCAAGAGTATGTGAGTTTATGTAAAAAGTGTGACCATTTGGTGCGACGACGATATATCTATGAGCCTCAAATCTGTGAGCATGTTCAGACGGTAGAGGATATTCTTGCCAAGGGAGACCCGAATAGATGAGGCCATTTCAAGGTCTGCCCTGTTTGATTTTTGGAATTGCAATATTGTCTATCTGCAGTGTCGGATGCGGGGTCAAAGGTGATCCCCTTCCTCCAGAGAGTCCTGTGGAGTTGGGAAGAGGAAAACCGTCCTATATTCGGGCAACTGAGGGAATGAATTATCCCGGCTTGTCCCCTATTAATAGGGAAAAAAATCAGTCTGAAGAGGAGGAAGAAGATGAAACCCGATAGTTTTTTTGGGGTTGTGACGGCTCTGGTAACACCTTTTAAGAAAGGAGCAGTGGATTTTTCTTCCTTAAGAAAGATTGTTCAACACCAAATCAAAAATGGAATAGCCAAGTTTATAGTGAATGGCACGACTGCAGAAAGTCCAACTCTAGATCATCATGAAGTGAAAGAAATATATCGATTTGTGAGAAATGAGGTCGGTGAAAAATCCGTCATTATCGTGGGGACTGGTTCCAATTGCACTCGTAAAACGATTGAGTTTTCAAAGGAGGCCGAATCGTGGGGTGCGGATGGCTTGCTCGTCGTGACGCCCTACTATAACAAGCCACCGCAAGAGGGTCTTGTTTCACATTTTTCAGCTGTCGCTCATGCCATTCAGATTCCTCTCATTCTATATAATGTGCCAAGCAGGACAATTACGGCGATAAGTTTGGAAACAATAGGTTCCTTATCTAAGATTGAGAATATTGTTGGAGTGAAGGAGGCGAGTGGAGATATTGAATTGGGTCGTCAGATTTTAAGAAAGTGCGCAAAGGGCTTTTTTTGTTACTTCGGGTGATGATTTTTCCTGTGTGGAATTAGCGGTAGAAGGCGGAAGGGGAGTCATCTCAGTTGTTTCTCATCTTATTCCCGCAGAACTCATCGCAATGATGAGCGCTGCAGTTGAAGGCGATTTCAGAGCTAAGGAGAGTTTTTTGAAATATTCAGGATTGTTGAAGGCACTTTACTCAGAAAGCAATCCGATTGGAGTCAAGATGGCACTTTTTAAAATGGGAATCATTGATTCTCCAGAAATGAGATTGCCCCTGGTAGCCATGAGTTCGCATTCAGCCGCAAATCTTTTTGAAGAGATGAAAAAGACGGGGTTGGTTTGATGTCTAAGAAAAAGGTTTTAGTTACTGGTTCGCGAGGGAGAATGGGACAGGAGATTCTCTCCTTATTGAAGGAAAATAGTTTATTGGAGCTAGGTTCTGAATTGGATAGGCAGGCAGGTAAAGCAAGTTTTCCTCCTCATCTGGATATTGACGTTGTGATCGATTTTTCATCTTTGGAATTATTTAGAGAGGGCCTGTTGTGGTCAGTTCAGAATGGGGTGCCTTTCGTCAGTGGCACAACTGGGCTTTGCGATCAAGATTATCGAGAACTCGATCGGGCTGCTCGTTCAATTCCGGTTCTGTGGTCCGCAAATATGAGTCTTGGTGTAAATGTTCTTCTTGAATTATTGGGAAAGATGCGAACATTGAGTGCCTATGATTTTCAAGTAGAGGAGTTTCATCATAATAAAAGCTTGATAAGCCGAGCGGAACGGCCGTCCTGATTCAGGACAAGCTGGAGAATACCTTGGGCAGAAAGTTGCCCGAGCCTTTATCCGGAAGAGGCGGGGGAATATTTGGTATTCACAAAGTTTGGGTTATGGCTGAGGAGGAACTCCTGGTATTTGAACATACCGCCCTGAATCGCAGGATTTTTGCGCGAGGAGCTATAGGTTGTGCCTCCTGGTTACTGAATCAGAAGGCTGGTTTGTATGGTGTTAGCGATATGTTGGAATTGCGGGAAGCGGCAGGGAAATGATTGAGGAAATTCATACGGCCTTGATAGGGATTAGAGTGTTTTCCTCTGAGGGTTCCCTTTTGATGCAGAAAATTGTCGTGGAGTTAAGGACTGAGGCCGAGGTTTTGTCGTCTTCTTCAATCTACAGAGTTTCAGGCGAAATCAATCACCCTGAACATATCCATGAACTGAAGCGAGTTGAAAAATTTGATGGATTGGCCGCTGTTCTAATGGCCTCTACGACGCAGGATCCTATGGCTGTGCTGAACTTTTTGCGGAAAATTGAAATCAAATACCGAAGTGAGGTTTTGCGGCGAAGTGTGAGTCTAAACTTGCTGGCTTTTGATGATGAGGCTGTTATGACTCCTGAGCTCACTTTGCCTCATCCCGAACTTCATCGGCGCCCAGAATTCATTTTGCTATCAGCTGAGGTTTGGGGAGACTACTTTCATCCCGTTTTGAAGGAAAACCTCTACACTTTAACGCGAAAGTTTCATGACGAGCAATGGGGCAGGTTTTACGCGCAAGGGAAAACCCTTCTTGATTTTTGAATTAAGGGGCCTTAAATGTTAGCCCAATGAATCGCTTCTGAAGGAGAAGGGAATGAAATTTTTTATTGATACTGCAATGATCGATGAAATTCGAGAGGCGAATAAGCGTGGTCTCGTTGATGGAGTCACGACAAATCCCACTTTGGTCGCAAAGACCGGAAAACCACACAGTGTGGTTATCAAGGAGATATGTCAGGAGGTCGACGGTTTGGTGTCGGCGGAGGTTCTTTCTCTCGAGGCAAATGAGATGTACAGAGAAGGAGTCGAGTTGGCCAAGATTCATGACAATGTCGTTGTGAAAGTGCCAATGTGCGATGAAGGATTGATTGCAGTTAGACGCTTCGCGGCGGAAGGAATTAAAACAAATGTTACTTTGGTCTTTTCGCCCTTGCAAGCTCTGCTTGTGGCTAAAGCGGGGGCAACTTTGGTTTCTCCGTTCGTGGGTAGACTTGATGATGTCAGCCAGGATGGAATGGATCTGATTGGCCAGATGAGGCAAATCTTTCAGAACTACAGTTTTGATACCCAGATATTAGTGGCTAGCATACGTCATCCAATTCATATTTTTGAATCAGCGATGATCGGTGCTGATATTGTGACAGTGCCCTTCAAGGTTATCCAACAACTGACGAAACATCCGCTTACGGACAAGGGAATTGAGCAGTTTTTGAAGGATGCGAAAGGTATAGCGTAAACGATTGAACATACTGCGGCTGTCCCTATTTTTTGTCTTTTGTGTCCTCCTGAGTTGCACTCACGGAGGACTTCGCATCGAGGAGTTGGATCAACCTCTGGCAGATATTGAAAAGGCGGTGCTGGATTCTTTGCCAGTTGGCAAGAGAGAGGTGAGTCTCAACGGCCGCGAGTTTTTTTCGGATTATTTTGTGGTTGTTGAAAAGAAGGCCAGAGCAGCTGGACGCACAAATGTGAGGTATTATGCCCACGTTTACGTCCTTGGGGATCGGCGTCCTTACTCGGTTGAGGGAGTCATCAGAAAACAGGTACGTGAAGCTTCGACGCTTGGTCCAGAGTATGAAGAAGCGGGAGTCGACGACTATTTGACAATCGTCTTGGTAAAAAAACTCAAAGCTGCGCTCTCTAAAGGTCGAGTGGATCGCAATGTAATTGACGATTTTCGAGTATTTTAAGATAATTAGCTCGGAGAACCTTAACCTTCGTGGTGGCGTCAGCTCGGGATTGTGTAAAGGTGAAAAAAAGAGGATTTCGAAAGAAACAGTCCGTTTGGCCAATTTTCCTGATGGTGGCCTTAGGCATTCTTCTATGGTCCCAAAAGCTTGCCTATATTGATTTTCGTTCAATGCCGGGTTCCTCATTGGTGATTGCGCAAGCAAAGATTTCGCCGGCCTGGGCCGCATTTGAAGATAGTCGAAGTTCCTGGGAAAATATCGCAGACAAGTTGTCAGTACCAAAAGAGAAAGGAATATTGATCTCTTCCGGAACGAGAACACTGACCTACGAGCAGTTATCAGTTAGGATCAATAGGCAGACCCAGAGCTCCAAAGAGAAGAAGCCGGCGAACCTGCCAAAAATTCCTCAAATTACTGTTCTTAATGGCATTGTGATCAGCCAGAGGGATGTCTTGGTTGATTCAGATTCTCCGCCAAGAGTTCAAGTTTCTAACATAGATTTAGATTCATCGCCGATGCTGAAGATCGCAGCAGGGGACGGGCCTGGAGATTCATTTCTCAGCAAAATGGGTCAGGAATATCAGTCCCCATTCACAGCGAATGAAAGGTCGGAACTGCAGAAAAAAGCTCAGGAACTTGTTTCAGGCGAGCTGAAGCGCCGCGAGAAGGAGAATCAGCAGCCTCACCTCGTCCCGACGGAATCAGGCGGCGCAATAATAGTAGCCAAATCATCTGATTCAGACAACGGGAGTGCTTCAGGTTTTTGGATGTCTCCAGGCGACAGGCCTGGTGGGCAAGGTTTGGCCAAAAAACCATTCAAGCCTGATCCCGGCGAGCCTGTTTTGACTGCGGCGAGTCTGTTGACCCCTGCTGACCTCGCCGAGAGAAATCAGAACTTCGTTTTGTCTGGGCGGTTCAGTATTTCCGGTGGACTTGCATATGTGGCAGGCGCGATGCGATTTGAATTGGTGCATTACCTGTATGACGCACCAGTGGCCCATGGCATTATATGGGAGAACGAAGCAAAATTTGAAATTGCAGTTAAGGAGCTCAAGGGAGAATTGTCTCTTCGTCTTGTTGATCATGAGGGTCAAATTTTAGGTATTGGAACCCTTCCGCTTCATACCTTAAACTTACCTCCCAAAAATCAGATCAAGATCAGCGATATTAGCATTCCTGTCATACCCGCTCCGCTCGGTGCAAAAATTGAGATTGTCTCTGCTTATTCGATTGGAACGGAAGCGCAGATCCCTTTACCTAAAGCAAAGGTTGAGATTCAGGGGCTCAATAGGACATACAAAAGTGACCGGCGTGGAATGGTAGAGGACTCTGATTTTTTGCCCGGGTCTAATTTTTTGCTTCGTGCTCGCTTGAAGAATTTTTGGGGAAGTCTCATGGTAGGCACTAGCGGAGGGGCCCAGAGAATCCACTTGTTTCCACAAAAGATGGTCGATGCGTTGTTGGGCCTGCTAGCAAAGGACGAATTTGAGAGAAGAGATTTTCTGGAAAAGGGAATTGTGTGGGGTCGCGTGGTTCGAGATGGTCAGCCCGTAGCCGGCGCAGTCGTTGAGTTGGCTGGCGATGTGGAGGTCGCACCAGTCTATTTTAATTCCATCTATATCCCAGATTCAAATTTAATTGGAACCAGTAGCAATGGACTTTTTGCATTTGTGGGAATCGATTCTGGAATTCAGTCAGTGAGAGCTCGAATTGGTGGCGTGCCTCACCCAGCCAGGATAATTCTTACTGAAGGAAAATTTGTTTCAATTGTTGAATTAGAAACGGAAACTCCTGTTTCATCACTCATAAAGGTGACTTCTGCTCCGGAGCGAAAAAATCCAGCCGCGGCAGCCTTTATGGTGATGGGTACAGAGATTGAACAGAAAGTAGAAAGCG
This region of Bdellovibrionales bacterium genomic DNA includes:
- a CDS encoding radical SAM protein; amino-acid sequence: MDDLIKINEIFFSIQGESSLVGWPTVFIRTSGCHLRCSYCDTKYAYNEGKLMGLDVIIAQVKSFQSRHVCVTGGEPLLQKSSLKLMKQLCDLDYIVSLETSGDLSCLNVDKRVKRIIDVKTPDSGEPQAFCPENLQLLEDVNSEFKFVICSEEDFEWAERFVRRTGLEMGSRVLYSPSYGKVSEKWLANKILFGKSSARLQLQLHKYIWKDTERGV
- a CDS encoding DNA translocase FtsK — translated: MNHLFKKFRGDILGLVWLAAGVFVALALMSYHPMDPSFNSTGSVHKVANYCGYFGSFMSDIFYQCLGASAWLIVISFFRISWICFLNRETKFNGSRWVWSILLFATSCSLIGLYFPNTRMFAQQIPAAGLVGMMVSKGLVRMFNFAGVAVILWTATAVLLIFYSEQTLKDLLFLPSAFLKLIATKSRKKLRGLLSLKFLPSLRDSHTGEPVGANIFLKGEKEAPEGRVRSLFAIRNESGKFAAPLPQKSPVKLFVTEASKKVDNSLFSAKLGENQTEEPALSGFLVNRTTNVAKRHNGGVSKRTIERVENWSLPKLSILADPPPGRNQLDEKEVKIKAKILIDKLGQFSIRGNVVGIKPGPAITMFEFKPAADVKISKITDLADDLSLALSSESVRIIAPIPGRDVVGIETSNPHRETVFLKDILMQEEFWDEEMKLPIALGRQADGEPKVVDLRKMPHMLVAGSTGSGKSVFVVGFLAGLLFRHSPKTLRLILVDPKQVDLAAFSHCPHLIMPPIREPQKAVGALKWAIREMEKRYRSMSKFGARGLEAFNEIVSKLSVPELAQHEKFHSELSGAARLDDYYYEVQPYLVIVVEEFGDLMAVDKSNVENSVVRLAQMARACGIHLILAMQSPRRDVVTGLIKTNIPGRVSFKVASKMDSRIILDESGAERLLTRGDMLYLAPGVAKPERHHGAYVSEAELSQLTEHWATQSEPVFDPLAMKILEGNGGGYDLSDEFDGNQSADSDFDERYDEILAYVAGLKEISASLIQRRFRIGYPRAARLIEMFEAEGVIGPSSGSKPRQVLVGPTA
- a CDS encoding tetratricopeptide repeat protein; protein product: MMTRVFIFFLTARLIWLAVFISINMTAIALNVGENLSVKQIIDQSRAMSLRGERFQAQNQLILALNNPRTSMRERTTVKVALNELSRQFFSDKALAIFELGESNLYAKRSREALERYREAQDLEPENTAIFSARVRALLAQGDCAEAEKFAAQSIALQPYDEMLKLVQLRSQICTGQSTLFQKRWDSELGELDKNYGQAVAWFRILAAHHRSKPSIKALRQISVEHSDFPEPHYYLFLQATDPDEKRARGQEYVSLCKKCDHLVRRRYIYEPQICEHVQTVEDILAKGDPNR
- a CDS encoding 2-amino-4-hydroxy-6-hydroxymethyldihydropteridine diphosphokinase: MIEEIHTALIGIRVFSSEGSLLMQKIVVELRTEAEVLSSSSIYRVSGEINHPEHIHELKRVEKFDGLAAVLMASTTQDPMAVLNFLRKIEIKYRSEVLRRSVSLNLLAFDDEAVMTPELTLPHPELHRRPEFILLSAEVWGDYFHPVLKENLYTLTRKFHDEQWGRFYAQGKTLLDF
- the fsa gene encoding fructose-6-phosphate aldolase, with translation MKFFIDTAMIDEIREANKRGLVDGVTTNPTLVAKTGKPHSVVIKEICQEVDGLVSAEVLSLEANEMYREGVELAKIHDNVVVKVPMCDEGLIAVRRFAAEGIKTNVTLVFSPLQALLVAKAGATLVSPFVGRLDDVSQDGMDLIGQMRQIFQNYSFDTQILVASIRHPIHIFESAMIGADIVTVPFKVIQQLTKHPLTDKGIEQFLKDAKGIA